ATGCAAGTACGCAGCGGCTGGCCGAGCAAGTCGCGCGTCGCCTCGGAGCATTTGAGCAGCCCTAAGGCCAAAGGCGAGGGCTGATAGACCCCGTATTTTCCCTTACGGCTTGCGGCGCTTTGCCCAAATAGTTTGCTTGTTAAGTTCCTGCTAGAGGACTAAAATCAAGGCTCGAAAGCTTGATCAGCGGGCGGCTGTGAGATGACACAAACGCATGCGCATGCCCCGACTATCGCTCGGCCCCATCGCTGGGGTCTGGCCGCGCTTGGCGGGCTTCTCATTGCCCTCGCCAGCCTGATCCTGCCATCGGGTGCACGCGCCGAATGCACGCGCGCCGAACGACCGACCACCATCTCGGACAGCGAAATCAATCTGCGCGTCTACGATTGCAACACTTTCACGAGAAACGTGCGCGTCGAGTTTCATCGGCTGTCATCGAACACAGTTGCCAATTTGCAAGAAGAAAAGACGACGGCCGAACTGGGGGCCCTTCTTGGCACGCCGCGCATTGTTGAAGGGGAGATCTGGTTCGAATTTCGTGGACTGCGCAATCAGTTCGGGTCGAGACGCTTCGTTCCACCTGCTGTGACCCGGGTTGTTGCAAGCGGAAGCGGCGATGTTGCCACAGGATTTGACGAGGACGCTGCGGGGTCACTTCACCTTTTAGGCATTGGCAGCGGGTTCTATCCCGCGATAGACGAGCTGCGCTTTCTGGAGGGGGGACGCGATGCGCCGGGCCTGCAAGAGCGCAATGGCATGCTTTGGCGCTTCATGACGCGCGAAGATGTTCGCCAATATGTTCCGCGCCTGCGTTCGCTCAATGAGACGCTTTTCGGCGGCCGCCTCGAACGTGAGGGCCAAACTCCGGTCGACGACGCGCTCATGTTGCTTGATCACCTCACGCGCGCACACCCCATGCCGCCCGATTTCATGGTCATGGCCGGTGAATTCATCACGGCGGCTTGCGCCTTCGAGCCGGGCTGGCGCTTTTCTTATTTTGGGCGCGTTATCCTCATGGATGTAATGGTCATCGAAAACCTGTCGGAGCGTCCCATCGATGTGGGAAGTTTTGTCGGGACCCGGACCAGAGGAGGCCTTCGCCTGCCTTCGCCTGCTGGTGACGAATTTCTGTTCTTGCGCGGGTTCGAAGAACCGCTTGAGCCGGGCGCCCGCGTGATGGTGCCGCTGGCTCTGTCGTTTGCGCCGTCGGATGCGATGCGCGCCTTCACCAACTCCACCTACGTTTACGGAACGGAACTCTCCATCGCCGGGATGTTCGTCAACGATGTGGAGCTGACCTTCGAAGAGCGGAACGCCAACTTCATCGAGATGTCATCAGTTCTCGAAGAAGCCGGCTCCTGCCCCTACCTGCAGGCTTTCGATGGCGAAGTTGGTGGCTGGGTGGAGCACGGCAAGGTGCTGCACGCTGCCAATTCCGCCGACCGCAGCGATACCGAAACCTTGCAATTCCCGGGGCTACGCACGCAGTTTCGGCTCGAAGAACGCGAGCCGGAAGTTGCCTTCATCGATGCGGCGGTCCTGACGCTCGACCTTCATGATGGGACGTCCGTCACGCTGCAAACGGACCATCCGGACCTGGCCGCAATCGACGACAAGCCCGCGATCTTCCGCTGGGGCGAAGCGGTCGCGTTCGATTTCGCCGTGCCCGAGGACATCGACCCGGAAACGGTCGTGCGTTCAACACTCGATGTGACCGGCTACTACCTCACTTACACAAGCCTCGCAGGGATGTCTGACCCGCCGATGCCGGTCCGCGGCAGTCTGCTATCAAACGCATCGCAAGCGCCGGTTGCACAGATGTGCCCGATCGACATCACCATGCCTGCGCGGCTTCTAAGACCGGATCTGACACTCAATTAGGCGTCCGCCCACCAAACGAGGCGGGACGTAGGCAAGAAACGGGGGGCATCATGGAACTACGCGACGAGTGGCTTGCCGGCGGCAGCTTCAACTGGCAGGTGGGCTACGGCCTCGCATCGGCCAGTGCACTGGTCTATCGCGACATGGCGGCAATCAAGCGCATCGTCGAAGGCCTTTGGGGCATGAAGGCCACCACCTTCGAGATCAGCAACACCGAAGGCTTTGTCGCCGAGGGCGAAAACTCTGTTGTCGTGGCCTTGCGGGGCACGACCGGTTTCATGGACTGGATGTCGAACATTCGCGTCGGCCCGGACCGCTCGGACGCTTTCCAGGGCGAGGTCCATGGCGGTTTCCTCAAGGCCTATGGCAAGGCGAGCCAGGTTATAAGTGACGCCATTGAGGGCACCGATGGCAAAGCGCTGTGGTTCACCGGACATTCGCTTGGCGGCGCACTCGCCGTCGTTGGGGCGGCGACGCATTTGGCGCGCGGTCCGGCAGGGGTCGTGACCTTCGGCCAGCCGCGCATGCTCAAGGCCGATGCGCGTGCGTTCATGGATGCAAACTTCGACAACAGCTACATCCGGGTCGTCAACGATGACGACGTCGTTCCGCGCGTGCCGCCCAACTACAAGCACACCGGCACGCTCCTGCACTTCGATTTTCTCGGCAACCTGATCGAAAGCGCCACCGAGATGACCGGTGATGATGGCGGCCCCGCGCCCCTGCCCGAGGCCGAGTTCAACGCGCTGGTCGAGACCGCCGATCAGCTCAAGCATGTGGAGGCCGATTTCGGCGGTGACCCTGACTTCGTCGCCGAAGGGCTGATACCGGGCGTGCCAGCGCACAAGATCGAGAACTATGTCAACCTGATGCGGACCCGCGTCCAGCCTTCGGTCGGTGGTGGTGGCACGCTTGAGGCGGCTGAGGCACTTGAAGCCGCACGCGACGATGCGCGGCGTGACTTTCCGGTGGGGAACAGCGCCGAGGACTTCGGTGTCGAGACCGGCAGCGATGGCTTTGAAAGCGGATTTGAGAGCACCGAAGCCGCACCGCCTCCGGAGCAGGGCGCCGCGCCGATCCGCCACCCTGTGCTGCTGCGCTTGCACAGCGCGTCATGGACCGCTCCCCAAGGCGTCGAAGTCCGCTCGCAATTCAGCAATTTCGCCACCGTGATGGCGACGACAGCTCAAATCGCGGCGCTTGAGAACGACACCAGTGTCGCGTCCGTCGAATTGAGCCGTGACGCCAGCGGCTATGAAGATCTCGACAGTTCCGTTCCTTTCGTTCAGGCCGCTGACATCCACCGGCCGCCGCTTGGCGAGCGCGGCGACGGCGCGTTGGTTGGGATCATCGATACCGGCGTCGACATCCTCCACGAAGCGTTCCATGACGCATCAGGGAATACGCGGGTCGTCGCGATCTGGGATCAAACCCGCGACGATCCCTTCCGAACGCCGCACGCCATCGATTCCCGCTTCAAACAGAACTACGGAACGCTCTACACCTCCGATAAGATCCAGGAGCTGATGGGCGGCAGCCCGCATCTTGTCCCGCGTATGCTGCGCGACCCCTTCGCTCACGGAACACACGTCGCCGGGATCGCTGCCGGCCGCGCGGTTGGCCAGGCTGGCCAGGGGGGCATGGCCGATGGCATGGCGCCGGAAGCCGGCATCGTGCTTGTGATTGCCCATGTCCGCCACGATCCGCAGGACCCGCCTGCGCTGGGCTATTCGGTCAGCCATGTCGATGCGCTGGCGTTCATGAAAGAGCTGGCGGCAGGCGGCAACGCCGTCATGCCGCAAGCCAAACCGATCGCGATCAATGTCAGCTTAGGCACCAACGCCGGTGCCCACGATGGGACAACGACGCTGGAAGCCGCGTTCGACGCGATCACGGGTGGTGGGCGCGATCCCGGCGTGGTGATCGTGAAATCGGCGGGCAACGAGCGCGGCCATGCGGGCCACGCGCGCGTATCGGCTTTCAAGGGCGGGATCATGCCGCTGGAATGGGAAAGCTCGACGCGATTCCGTGACGCCGACTATTTCGAAGGCTGGTACAATGGCCTTGATGATATGGCGTTCACGCTGATCGATCCGGGGGGAAATCGCAGTCCGCAAGTCGATGCGAGCAGTGGCATTGTCAACGCCGAGCTTGGCGGTAACCGGGTGCAGATCGGCATCCGGCCCATTCATCGCGACAATGGCGACAACCGCCTGACCATCACCGTGCAGGGCGGGACCAACACCATCCAGCACGGCGTTTGGACGCTTGAGGTGGAAGGCCGCAATATCATCAGCCAAAATGGTAACTTCAACATGTGGGTCGAGCGGACGCGAGGCCGCGCGGTTCGGTTCCGAGTCGAGGAGCCGGAGATGACGCTGTCGATTCCGGGCACGGCGCGCACCGTGATTTGCGTCGGCGCGTCTGGCTCGGCAATCCCCATCCGGCTTCTGGGCGCGTCGTCCTGGGGTCTGACGCGCGATGGGCGACCGAAGCCGGACCTATGTGCGCCGGGGATCGGGGTTGTCTCGGCCGCCTCGGGCGGTGCGCCGCAAGAGGCGCGCCCCGACAGCGGGACCTCGATGGCCGCGCCGCATGTCACCGGCGCGCTCGCGCTGGTATTGTCGGCTCAGAGCAAGGCGGGCGTGCCGCTATCAAATGCCATGCAGTTTCAGACCGCGCTTGCGCGAACGGTGCAAGGGCTTCCCGGGCGTCACAATGTCGGCGCAGGCTTTGGCGTTTTGAATGCCAAAGGGTTGTTCGACCTGCTCGTCCCGCCCGGTACCGTCTGATCGCGTGGTAAGGGTCCGATGATTGCGCGCCCAGACCCGGAAGAGGCGGCCCATTTTGTCGAGCAGCTCGACCTGCCACCGCAGCCGCTCGATTTTGGCCTCGAAAGCGCAGGAAGCGAACCGGATTTCGCTTCGCCCGACGGGTCGGCGGTGGCCATAGCCGGCCAGCTCGCCGGATTTACCGGGGCGGTTCCGCCCGAAATCCGCCAGAACCTGTCGAATGCGCTTCTGCTTGCGCAACTGGCTGCGAACAAGGCATCGGAGCAGTTGGCGGCAGACGATATCAAGCCATGGTTCGACACCTATTTTGAGGTTCTCGAGAAGGTCGGGTTTCTGCTCGAAGACAAGAAGGATCTGAACCTTGATATGACCGGTCAGTCGTTTGAGGTTCGCGATGTTCTGATCCGTCAGCTGACCGACGCGTTGGGGCAGGCGGCGTCGCTCGCCAGCCAGATCATCGAGCTTCTCAAGGGTCTGACCAAGACATCGACAAAGAACCCGTGGTATCAACTTTTCGACCGCCAGGTGCGGCAGCAGAACGCTGATCTGTTTCAACTGAGCGACGTGCGCATGGATGCGGCGACGGTAAAATTGACCGCCATTGCAATCGATATTGACAGTCGGTCTGCGTCCGTGCGCGTGCCGCTCATCGGTGGTGCGTCGGACGCGCGGACACTGCACGTCCGCACGCGCGGCTATGCGATCGATGAGACCACCCTTACGAACGCCGCGATGCCGATTGCTTGGAAGCTTGGTGCCCATATCGCAACCTCGATTGCGGAGATTGAAATCTGATGCCCGCAGAGGCGGCGAACGATGAAGGCCTCGCAGCCCTGCTTCAGCGCGTCCAGACCTACCGCGAGGACGGCGGCGATCTTGAGGCCGGGCGGGCCCTGATGGAGGCGCTGAAGCAGGCGCGCCAATTCGAGGTGCTGCTCACGCTGGCCGAGGATGTCGTGCGCCTTGCGCCGCAGGACATTGGCCTGCGCAAGCTGCGGGCGCAGGCCCTTCTCGATACCGGCCAGACCTCCCTTGCCCGCGATGCGCTGCTCGCCCTGATAGCCGCTGGCGCTCCGGACGACGGAGACGTCATCGATGCCCATGGGCTCCTGGGCCGCGCCAACAAGGATCTGATGCTGGCGACCGTGGCGACGGACAAGAAACTCGCGGCACACTATGCAGGCGCCTCGCTTGAGGCCTATCTGGGCACCTTTCGGCGGTCGAACAACACAAGCTGGTACCACGGCATCAACGCTGCGGCTGTTCTGCACGCGGCGAATGCGCTTGTCCTTGCCAGCGATGCGGACACCGATCCCGTGGCGCTTGGACAGGAGGTGCTCGACGCGCTGCACCAAGACCGCGCCGACCCTCCTAGCCCCTGGTGGCTCGCGACGCGTGCCGAAGCGATGATCGCAATGGACCGGCTCAATGACGCTTTGGCTGATATTGCGGACTATATCGAGCATCCTGGCACCACGGTCTTCATGCTTGGCGGCACATGGCGCCAATTCACCGAGCTTTGGGACGTGCACCACCAGGGCGCAGCGGGAAAGATGCTGGTGGGCATGTTGGAGGCCACCTATCTCGAGCGCAGCAAAGCGACGAGTTCCGGCGTGGGCGCACGGATCGTCGTCTCGCCGGAGCATCTGCGCGACATGCGCGAGCCCGATCCCGACGATGCACCCGTCAACCTCGAAGCAATCCTCGGACAGGAAGGTGTCCTATCGTTGCAATGGTATCGGCAGGGGCTGGAGCGGGCGGCCTCGGTCGGCCTAGTGACCTGGCGCGGCAGCCGTCGTCAGGGCACATGCTTCATCGTGGACGCCGAAACCTTCGGGTTGTCCGCCAAACCGGGGACGGTCTGCGCCCTGACCAACTATCATGTGGTCAATCGTGAGGCCGACGGCGATCTCGCCATCGCACCGGCGGACGCGCGAATCCGCTTCGAGGCCGCTGATGACGCCCTGTCGGAAATCGACCTCGCCGTGCAAGGGGTTATCGCCCAGTCGCCGGTCCATGAAGGCCTCGACTACGCGCTAATCGAGATCGATGCACCTGCAGGCGCTTTTTTGGAGGGCGAAGCAGACCGGGGAAGACCAAAAGGACCCGCGCCACTTGCGGTTGCTGCCAGCATCCCGGAGCCGGGCGAAACCGCGCGCGCCTATGTCATCGGCTATCCGCAGAGCGGCACCAGCCTTGCCTTTTCGTTGCACGACAGCCGGCTGCTCGATCATGAGGGGCCAAACGACGGCAAGCCGAAGGATCCCGATCGCATCCGCGTCCACTATTTCTCGCCGACCGAGCCAGGCAGCTCAGGCAGCCCTGTCTTTGATGATCAATGGCGTTGCATCGCGCTCCACCATGCCGGTTACCGGGTCGACCCGGGGTGGGGCCTGTTCGGCATCCGCAAGCTCAATGGCCTGCCCGGCACATACGCGGCGAACGAGGGCTATTGGATTCAGTCCGTTGTTGCGGACGTCAAGCGTCAGCTCGCCGCGCGGTAACCCCAGAGCTGCTTGGAGGCGATTTCCGCCCCTTCTGCGAGGGATTTGAGCTTTGCCCAGACGACGCAATTCTCAACTTCCGTCTTGTAGATCGCGTGGCCGGGCTTGCTCATCTCACCGTCAGCGACAATGTCGATCCCCGCCTCGACCTGCTGCTGCACCATCCGGTCCACGGCATCGGCGATCTTGGCGTCGTAAGCCGCCTGATCGACAGGCTCCCCATCAAGCCGGGCCTTCAGAACATCAAGCAGATCGTGCGGACGCGGCAGGCTACCGACATGGGTGGTTAGAATGTGGTCGGTGCTGCGAAGCATGGCGGCCCTCCCTTTCGGCAATTGGATTCAGGACAGGGGTCCGACCCTTTAGCAGCTTCGGTCAGCCGAGAATACGCTTGGACAGTTCCGAGAGCATGTCCGCTTCGCTCTTCCCGTGTGCGCCTTTGTCGACCTTGCCATCAATCTGCAGAAATGAATGCCCGTGCACGAAGGTCCAAAGCATGTAGGAGCGGAACCGGATATCGTCCTCTGAACTACCGGGCGGCATCGCCGCCGCGACTTCACGGATCACGACGCCATAGGTTTCTTCTCCCGCTTTCCTGATTTCCTCATGATCGGTGTGCCCCTCAGTCAGCCCGAACATAAGCCGGAATACGCCAGGTTGGGCGCGCGCGAAATCCACATAGGACTGTCCAATGGCGTTTATCTTCGCAAATTCCTGGGTCGGAGCACGCTCCGCTGCCGTGTGCATGTCGTGGCCGAGCCGGCGAATGCCGTCGATAGCCACTTCGCGAACGATCGCATTCTTGTCGTGAAAGTGCTTGTAGGGCGCCGCGCTCGAAACACCCGCTCGCCGCGCGGCTTCGGAAATAGAGAAGCCGTCCGCGCCCTTCTCTTCCACCAATTGCCGAACCGTTTCGATCAGGTGGGCGCGCAAATCACCGTGATGATACGCGGCTTTATTGCCCGTGTTTTCCGGTTTTGCGGGTGATCTGGACATTTTTTCCTGCGTAGGCTTGTCAATGTAAGTGGCTTTAACATATACCTGAGCGACAAGTAAGTGCCACTTACATTATCGTCAACTTGTCCAGAGGGATACAGCATGACCGAGGCCACGTCCAAGCAAGACTACGAACCCGACGCCACCGGGCAGCCAGCCGTGTCAGCGCATTCCTCACCGAAACAGCACTGGTTCGCGCGCCTCACCCGACGAGCCGTGACCGTCACGGTCACTGCTACGGTCTTTGTCGTGGCTGGGGGCCTTATTGTCGGCGGTTCGGGCATTCTTGCCGACCGTGCGGACGCCGTGGTGGGGCCTGATCCCGCACCTGTGCCCACGGTGCGCGCCATGACGATCCGTCCGCAAGACAGCTACACGGTGACCCGGACCTTCCAGGGCCAAGTTGAGCCAGCGCAGACGGTTCAGCTTGGTTTTCAGCAGCCCGGCGAGATCGATCGTATCGCCGTTGATGAGGGGGATCGGGTTCAAGCAGGCGATCTGCTGGCCAGCCTCGACACCCGCATATTGGATGCCGAACGCGCCCGCCTTGAGGCGTCCCGCCGGGCGCTGGAAGCGCAGGTTGAACTGGCCGCGTTGACCACAGATCGCCAGTCGGAACTGCGTGAACGTGGTTTTGCCTCCCAGTCGCAGCTGGACACTGCCCGCCTCGGGCTGGCCGACCTTGAAGCGCGGATCGCGGAAGTCGACGCGGCGCTTGTCCGCATTGATGTTCAGCTCTCGCAGACCGAGCTGGTTGCGCCCTTTGATGGTGTCATCGCCACGCGGACAGCCGATTCTGGCACCGTGGTCGGCGTCGGGCAGGCTGTTCTTGAGCTGCTCGAAGCCTCGGAGCCCGTTTTTCGCGTTGGCATCGACCCGACCCTCGCTAACGACGATGCGTTTGCGAGCGCGTCCATCCAGATCGGCGGCCGGACCTTCGACGCGACCTTTGACAGTTTCCGCCCCGATCTCGACCCGCAGACGCGCACCCGCACAGCGCTGTTCAGCTTGAAAACCGATGAGCCGGTCTACCGCCAGGCAGGCACGTTGACGCTCTCCGTGACGGTCGACCAGCGCGGTTATCTGGTGCCCCTCGCCGCCGTTCAGGACGGCGTTCGCGGGCTTTGGACGTTGCTTTCGCTGAACCCGACGGACGGTGAGGCAGACCGGTTCACCGTTGGGCTCGAAGCGGTCGAGCTTCTGCACCTTGAAGGCGAAACGGCGTTCGTGGCGGGCACGCTAAACGGCGAAACTAAAATCGTCGCTGACGGCACCCATCGTGTTGTACCCGGTGAGACGGTGCTGATCTCGGGTGCTGTCCGCTCGACTCCCGTCAATGGGGAGGCACGGTGATGGAAAGCCTCACCTTTCGCCAGCCGCGCCTGATCGCGCTGTTCCTCCTTGTGATCATTGCCGCTGGTGCATCTTCGCTTCTGGCGATCGGCAGGCAGGAAGACCCAACCATCACCAATCTGTTTGGAACCGTCACCACGGTTATGCCGGGTGCCGATCCGGCGCGGGTGGAGGCGCTCGTTACGTCCGAGATCGAAGACACGCTGCGCGAGATCGCCGAAGTCGATGTCATCAGCTCCACGTCCTCGACAGGCATCTCCATTGTCTCCGTCGAGCTTGGCGTCACGGTTCCCGATGATCGGATCGAACAGGTCTGGGCTGAGATACGCGACGATCTGGCCGAGCTTGCACCCACCTTGCCGGCGGATGCGCTGGAACCGGAGTTCGACACCGGAGGTGGCAGCGCCTACGCCGCGATCGTCGCCGTCAGCGCCAACCATGCGGGCGTTTCGCCTACGATTCTCGCGCGCTACGCCCGCGACCTTGCGCAAGAGCTGCGCAACATTCCCGGCACCGAAGAGGTCGATCTTTTCGGCGTGCCGGAAGACGAGGTTCTGGTTTCTCTTGACCCCCTCGCAACGTCGGCGCTTGGCCTGACGGCTGCTGATGTGTCCCGCGCCATCGCGCAGGCTGACGCCAAGGGGCAGGCCGGACGGGTGCGCGGCACAGGCAGTG
The DNA window shown above is from Pseudomonadota bacterium and carries:
- a CDS encoding S8 family serine peptidase, translated to MELRDEWLAGGSFNWQVGYGLASASALVYRDMAAIKRIVEGLWGMKATTFEISNTEGFVAEGENSVVVALRGTTGFMDWMSNIRVGPDRSDAFQGEVHGGFLKAYGKASQVISDAIEGTDGKALWFTGHSLGGALAVVGAATHLARGPAGVVTFGQPRMLKADARAFMDANFDNSYIRVVNDDDVVPRVPPNYKHTGTLLHFDFLGNLIESATEMTGDDGGPAPLPEAEFNALVETADQLKHVEADFGGDPDFVAEGLIPGVPAHKIENYVNLMRTRVQPSVGGGGTLEAAEALEAARDDARRDFPVGNSAEDFGVETGSDGFESGFESTEAAPPPEQGAAPIRHPVLLRLHSASWTAPQGVEVRSQFSNFATVMATTAQIAALENDTSVASVELSRDASGYEDLDSSVPFVQAADIHRPPLGERGDGALVGIIDTGVDILHEAFHDASGNTRVVAIWDQTRDDPFRTPHAIDSRFKQNYGTLYTSDKIQELMGGSPHLVPRMLRDPFAHGTHVAGIAAGRAVGQAGQGGMADGMAPEAGIVLVIAHVRHDPQDPPALGYSVSHVDALAFMKELAAGGNAVMPQAKPIAINVSLGTNAGAHDGTTTLEAAFDAITGGGRDPGVVIVKSAGNERGHAGHARVSAFKGGIMPLEWESSTRFRDADYFEGWYNGLDDMAFTLIDPGGNRSPQVDASSGIVNAELGGNRVQIGIRPIHRDNGDNRLTITVQGGTNTIQHGVWTLEVEGRNIISQNGNFNMWVERTRGRAVRFRVEEPEMTLSIPGTARTVICVGASGSAIPIRLLGASSWGLTRDGRPKPDLCAPGIGVVSAASGGAPQEARPDSGTSMAAPHVTGALALVLSAQSKAGVPLSNAMQFQTALARTVQGLPGRHNVGAGFGVLNAKGLFDLLVPPGTV
- a CDS encoding serine protease; its protein translation is MPAEAANDEGLAALLQRVQTYREDGGDLEAGRALMEALKQARQFEVLLTLAEDVVRLAPQDIGLRKLRAQALLDTGQTSLARDALLALIAAGAPDDGDVIDAHGLLGRANKDLMLATVATDKKLAAHYAGASLEAYLGTFRRSNNTSWYHGINAAAVLHAANALVLASDADTDPVALGQEVLDALHQDRADPPSPWWLATRAEAMIAMDRLNDALADIADYIEHPGTTVFMLGGTWRQFTELWDVHHQGAAGKMLVGMLEATYLERSKATSSGVGARIVVSPEHLRDMREPDPDDAPVNLEAILGQEGVLSLQWYRQGLERAASVGLVTWRGSRRQGTCFIVDAETFGLSAKPGTVCALTNYHVVNREADGDLAIAPADARIRFEAADDALSEIDLAVQGVIAQSPVHEGLDYALIEIDAPAGAFLEGEADRGRPKGPAPLAVAASIPEPGETARAYVIGYPQSGTSLAFSLHDSRLLDHEGPNDGKPKDPDRIRVHYFSPTEPGSSGSPVFDDQWRCIALHHAGYRVDPGWGLFGIRKLNGLPGTYAANEGYWIQSVVADVKRQLAAR
- a CDS encoding TetR/AcrR family transcriptional regulator produces the protein MSRSPAKPENTGNKAAYHHGDLRAHLIETVRQLVEEKGADGFSISEAARRAGVSSAAPYKHFHDKNAIVREVAIDGIRRLGHDMHTAAERAPTQEFAKINAIGQSYVDFARAQPGVFRLMFGLTEGHTDHEEIRKAGEETYGVVIREVAAAMPPGSSEDDIRFRSYMLWTFVHGHSFLQIDGKVDKGAHGKSEADMLSELSKRILG
- a CDS encoding efflux RND transporter periplasmic adaptor subunit, which produces MTEATSKQDYEPDATGQPAVSAHSSPKQHWFARLTRRAVTVTVTATVFVVAGGLIVGGSGILADRADAVVGPDPAPVPTVRAMTIRPQDSYTVTRTFQGQVEPAQTVQLGFQQPGEIDRIAVDEGDRVQAGDLLASLDTRILDAERARLEASRRALEAQVELAALTTDRQSELRERGFASQSQLDTARLGLADLEARIAEVDAALVRIDVQLSQTELVAPFDGVIATRTADSGTVVGVGQAVLELLEASEPVFRVGIDPTLANDDAFASASIQIGGRTFDATFDSFRPDLDPQTRTRTALFSLKTDEPVYRQAGTLTLSVTVDQRGYLVPLAAVQDGVRGLWTLLSLNPTDGEADRFTVGLEAVELLHLEGETAFVAGTLNGETKIVADGTHRVVPGETVLISGAVRSTPVNGEAR